The following proteins come from a genomic window of Maribacter sp. HTCC2170:
- a CDS encoding GH92 family glycosyl hydrolase, protein MRNKLIFLFCLTTSLVMGQYQPVDYVNPFIGTSNFGTTNPGPIAVRGMANVSPFNVAGPQNLPLEKDSRWLSTPYVHENKFLTGFSHVNLSGVGCPELGVILAMPITGELETDYLKYGSTYSNEESKVGYYSTTLDKYDIKVEATATTRVGVSKYSFPKGYSNILLNLGLGLTNEQGASVKVVSSTEIEGVRSVGSFCYYKPEEAYPVYFVARFSEPAAEFGVWKRPTKYKGEEAQWMGYNGKTRIMKGYTKEVVGDSIGAYMHYNFDKPTQVEMKVGVSYVSLENARENLEKETSDKSFEELLQEAQDEWNTYLSRIEVEGGSEDDKTIFYTALYHTLIHPSTLNDVNGDYPKMKTRETLKTKGTRYTVFSLWDTYRNLHQLMSLVYPKQQSNMVKSMLQIYDESGWLPKWELNATETTTMVGDPAGIIIADTYLKGIRDFDVEKAYEAMVKSADQLKDNPLRPGIDDYITKGYLTTKTTKSGSVSTTQEYNITDYAIAQLAWEMGYKKDYKRFSKRSISYRNLFDKEFNLLRPKNDDDSWLTPYNPESGANFEKNLGFIEGNAWQYTFMVTHDVKGLIRLMGGQKNFAQRLQDVFDKNQFDMANEPDIAYPYLFNYVKGEEYRTQKMVRDLLKKHFKNSPDGIPGNDDTGTMSSWAVLSMMGIYPVNPSEASYAITKPKFDKITMHLDDEYYNGKTLEIKTKRESNKEAIRNIMIDGKAHKGYFIEHQKLVKASVITID, encoded by the coding sequence ATGCGGAATAAATTGATTTTTCTTTTTTGTTTGACAACTTCACTGGTAATGGGTCAATATCAACCCGTTGACTATGTAAATCCGTTTATTGGTACTTCAAATTTTGGCACAACAAACCCAGGGCCAATTGCTGTGCGTGGTATGGCCAATGTATCTCCTTTTAATGTTGCTGGTCCACAGAATTTACCATTAGAGAAAGATAGCCGATGGTTGTCTACCCCTTATGTTCATGAAAATAAATTTTTAACGGGGTTTAGCCATGTGAATTTGAGCGGTGTTGGGTGTCCAGAATTAGGGGTTATTCTAGCAATGCCAATTACTGGGGAGCTAGAGACCGATTATTTGAAATATGGCAGTACCTATTCCAATGAAGAGAGTAAGGTTGGGTATTATTCGACCACACTGGATAAATATGATATAAAAGTTGAAGCGACTGCAACGACTAGGGTAGGGGTCAGTAAGTATTCATTTCCTAAAGGCTATTCAAATATATTGCTCAATTTAGGTTTAGGACTTACCAATGAACAGGGAGCAAGTGTAAAAGTGGTTTCCTCTACCGAAATAGAAGGAGTTCGCTCGGTAGGTTCATTTTGTTATTATAAGCCAGAAGAAGCATACCCAGTTTATTTCGTGGCTCGTTTTTCAGAACCTGCCGCTGAATTTGGGGTATGGAAAAGACCAACAAAATATAAAGGTGAAGAGGCACAATGGATGGGATATAATGGAAAAACCCGAATCATGAAAGGCTATACCAAAGAAGTTGTTGGGGACAGTATTGGGGCTTATATGCATTACAATTTTGATAAACCTACACAAGTTGAAATGAAAGTGGGAGTTTCTTATGTGAGTCTTGAAAACGCACGTGAAAATCTAGAAAAAGAAACTTCTGACAAGTCTTTTGAGGAGTTGTTGCAAGAAGCACAAGATGAATGGAACACCTATCTTTCAAGAATTGAGGTTGAAGGTGGTAGCGAGGATGATAAGACAATTTTTTACACTGCATTATATCATACATTGATACACCCAAGTACGTTGAACGATGTAAACGGAGACTATCCTAAAATGAAGACGCGTGAAACCTTGAAAACCAAAGGAACACGATACACCGTGTTTTCACTATGGGATACATACAGAAATCTGCATCAACTAATGAGTTTGGTATACCCAAAGCAACAATCGAATATGGTGAAGAGTATGTTGCAGATCTATGATGAAAGTGGATGGTTGCCAAAATGGGAATTGAATGCAACCGAGACAACTACAATGGTTGGTGATCCAGCAGGTATCATCATTGCCGATACCTATTTAAAAGGAATTAGGGATTTTGATGTCGAAAAGGCTTATGAGGCAATGGTTAAAAGTGCCGACCAATTGAAGGACAACCCTCTTCGGCCGGGGATTGATGATTATATTACAAAAGGGTATTTAACAACAAAAACTACTAAAAGTGGGTCTGTATCAACAACACAAGAATACAATATAACAGATTATGCCATAGCACAACTTGCTTGGGAAATGGGGTATAAAAAAGATTACAAGCGATTTTCGAAAAGGTCTATTTCATACCGTAATTTATTTGATAAGGAGTTTAATCTGCTAAGGCCCAAAAACGATGATGACAGTTGGTTAACCCCTTATAACCCTGAATCGGGAGCCAATTTTGAGAAGAACCTAGGTTTTATTGAGGGGAATGCTTGGCAATATACCTTTATGGTCACTCATGATGTGAAGGGACTTATACGATTAATGGGCGGACAAAAGAATTTTGCACAACGATTGCAAGATGTTTTTGATAAGAACCAATTTGATATGGCAAACGAGCCCGATATTGCCTATCCATACTTATTCAATTATGTAAAAGGGGAAGAGTATCGAACACAGAAAATGGTTCGCGATCTATTAAAAAAACACTTCAAAAACAGTCCTGATGGCATTCCTGGCAACGACGATACAGGTACGATGTCTTCGTGGGCCGTATTATCAATGATGGGGATTTATCCCGTTAATCCATCTGAAGCATCTTATGCGATTACGAAACCTAAATTCGATAAAATCACAATGCATCTAGATGACGAATACTACAATGGAAAAACCTTGGAAATCAAAACGAAAAGGGAATCTAACAAAGAAGCTATAAGAAATATCATGATTGATGGTAAAGCTCATAAAGGGTATTTTATTGAGCATCAAAAATTGGTAAAGGCATCAGTAATTACCATTGATTAA
- a CDS encoding SusC/RagA family TonB-linked outer membrane protein translates to MNQKFKYLLLFVALLFIQGAVAQTISGTITDGDSGMPIPGANVIEKGTTNGVATDFDGNYTIEVSDSAATLVFSTLGFTSQEISISGRTTINVVLMVDAEMLDEVVVTALGIKRERKSLGYAVQEIKGASIVDAREPNMVNALSGKITGLQVIKGSNGPAGSSKIVLRGYSSLTGDNQPLIVVDGTPLDNFTGSSSEGFWSPSADLGNGLADVNPDDIESLSVLKGASAAALYGSRAGNGVILITTKTGKSNQGLGISYSATTGFQTIFTKPELQSSFGQGSLGAYGEYDSTSWGPRISGQTETGPEQGSVVFDKAYDNVGNYYKNGLSQNHSISIQNQTDSGSYYTSANYLDDEGISPSATLERLNMTARGVSKFGKDKKWTVDTKVQYNKTTANNRPRTGFGSLSQYQTIINFPRSRDITQYSDGVDEFGNQVWYDPNSSQINPYWANERRLSWDSRDRFILTGSLKHEFNDWLNAEVRGGVDMYTTNTESKVFAGTSSNSTYGLGKSTFNEQNYSALLVAAKDNIFGKLGGSVTLGGNLMNTENSRISSNSGTLLVPNLFSLNNGVNPASVSQGFSEKKINSLYGLFQINYDGYFFIDVTGRNDWTSTLSEENRSFFYSSASASLVISDMITNNGGELPSWFTFGKLRGSYAEVGNDLSPYQLYNSFSIGNDSQGNTTASTNNTLLNPDVVNELIKSVEFGLDARFFNNRVGLDIAWYKSNATNQLIDLPLDPFSGFNSKKINAGDIQNKGVEATLKTKILDNDDGLSWHMDVNYSKNENTIEELADDVTEYTLGGFDNFRIRADVGGDYGVIVGTKFLRVEDEASPFFGRILVDGEGLPLATADRHVLGSQVPDALLGVTNMFTYRNFAFSFLFSASIGGEIFSGTNHALQRSGLAAVTTVNGDRGDIVVDGVVDDGAGNLSENTVGATPQNYWAAITGRSGNLGINEANVYDATHYRLRNVNLTYTFDNKFLDRTPFKGLSVGVSANNVWMISNNLNGVDPEAVNGTRSNANGFENLAPPTTRTVFFNVAAKF, encoded by the coding sequence ATGAATCAAAAATTTAAGTATTTATTGTTGTTTGTTGCTTTGCTCTTTATTCAGGGAGCAGTAGCTCAGACTATTTCCGGTACGATAACGGACGGGGATTCTGGAATGCCAATTCCAGGTGCAAACGTTATTGAAAAAGGAACAACTAACGGTGTGGCTACTGATTTTGATGGTAATTACACCATCGAAGTTTCTGACTCGGCTGCTACCTTAGTGTTTTCTACTTTAGGATTTACATCCCAAGAAATTTCCATTTCAGGTAGAACCACTATTAATGTAGTGTTAATGGTAGATGCTGAAATGCTTGATGAGGTAGTGGTAACAGCTTTGGGTATTAAAAGAGAACGTAAATCTTTGGGATATGCCGTTCAAGAAATCAAGGGTGCTTCTATTGTAGATGCTAGAGAGCCAAACATGGTTAACGCATTATCTGGAAAAATAACAGGATTACAGGTTATTAAAGGAAGTAATGGTCCTGCTGGATCATCTAAAATTGTATTAAGAGGGTATAGTTCATTAACTGGTGACAACCAACCATTGATTGTAGTTGATGGTACTCCCTTGGATAACTTTACAGGTTCAAGTAGTGAAGGTTTCTGGAGTCCTTCTGCTGATTTAGGTAATGGACTAGCGGATGTGAACCCAGACGATATTGAATCTTTATCAGTTTTAAAAGGAGCTTCTGCGGCTGCATTGTACGGTTCGCGAGCGGGTAATGGTGTTATATTGATTACGACTAAAACTGGTAAATCCAATCAAGGATTGGGTATTTCATACTCAGCAACAACTGGTTTTCAAACTATATTTACAAAACCGGAATTGCAGAGCAGTTTTGGGCAAGGTTCTTTAGGTGCTTATGGTGAATATGATAGTACTAGTTGGGGACCAAGAATTTCTGGACAAACAGAAACAGGTCCTGAGCAAGGGTCAGTTGTTTTTGATAAGGCTTATGATAATGTAGGGAACTACTATAAAAATGGGCTTAGTCAAAACCATAGTATTTCAATCCAAAATCAAACGGATTCAGGTTCTTATTATACCTCTGCAAATTATTTGGATGATGAGGGTATTTCTCCTTCGGCCACTTTAGAACGTTTAAACATGACGGCGAGAGGTGTATCCAAATTTGGAAAGGATAAAAAATGGACTGTTGATACAAAAGTACAGTACAATAAGACTACGGCCAATAATAGGCCAAGAACTGGTTTTGGGTCCCTAAGCCAATATCAAACCATCATAAATTTTCCACGATCACGTGATATTACACAATATTCTGATGGCGTGGACGAATTTGGTAATCAAGTATGGTATGATCCCAACTCCTCACAAATTAATCCTTATTGGGCGAACGAAAGACGTTTAAGCTGGGATTCCAGAGATAGGTTTATTTTAACAGGATCATTAAAGCATGAATTTAACGATTGGTTGAATGCAGAAGTTAGAGGTGGTGTAGATATGTATACCACGAATACTGAATCAAAAGTATTTGCAGGAACTTCAAGTAATTCCACTTATGGCTTAGGTAAAAGTACTTTTAATGAGCAAAATTACAGTGCTTTGCTAGTAGCTGCTAAGGACAATATTTTTGGAAAATTAGGAGGGTCTGTTACTTTAGGTGGTAACTTAATGAATACTGAGAATAGTAGAATAAGTAGTAATTCTGGTACCCTACTGGTTCCTAATTTATTTAGCTTAAATAATGGGGTTAATCCAGCAAGTGTTTCTCAAGGATTTAGCGAAAAGAAAATAAATTCATTATACGGTCTTTTCCAAATAAACTATGATGGCTATTTCTTTATAGATGTTACAGGTCGTAACGATTGGACTTCTACATTAAGCGAGGAGAATAGATCGTTTTTCTACTCATCTGCAAGTGCCTCACTTGTAATTTCTGATATGATTACCAATAATGGCGGTGAATTGCCAAGTTGGTTTACTTTCGGTAAGCTAAGAGGTTCTTATGCCGAGGTAGGTAATGATTTAAGTCCTTACCAGTTGTACAATTCATTTTCAATAGGTAATGACTCACAAGGTAACACCACGGCTTCAACAAATAATACTTTGCTTAACCCAGATGTTGTAAATGAGTTGATCAAATCTGTTGAGTTTGGTTTAGATGCGCGTTTTTTTAACAATCGTGTAGGATTGGATATTGCTTGGTATAAATCCAATGCAACGAATCAATTGATAGATCTTCCTTTAGATCCTTTTAGTGGGTTCAATTCTAAAAAGATAAATGCAGGTGATATTCAAAATAAGGGTGTTGAGGCAACTTTAAAGACCAAAATTTTGGATAATGATGATGGTTTGTCTTGGCATATGGATGTTAATTACTCGAAAAACGAAAATACCATAGAAGAATTGGCCGACGATGTTACTGAATATACCTTAGGAGGTTTTGATAACTTTAGAATTAGAGCAGATGTTGGTGGCGATTATGGGGTCATCGTAGGGACCAAGTTCCTAAGAGTTGAAGATGAAGCCAGTCCTTTCTTTGGAAGAATATTGGTTGATGGTGAAGGCTTACCGTTAGCTACAGCAGACAGACATGTTTTAGGTTCTCAGGTACCTGATGCATTATTGGGCGTTACAAATATGTTTACTTATAGGAACTTTGCTTTCAGTTTCCTATTTAGTGCGAGCATAGGAGGAGAAATTTTCTCTGGTACCAATCATGCCTTGCAGAGATCTGGTTTGGCCGCTGTTACTACAGTTAATGGAGATAGAGGGGACATTGTTGTTGATGGTGTTGTAGATGATGGCGCTGGTAATTTAAGTGAAAATACCGTTGGTGCCACACCACAAAACTATTGGGCAGCTATTACAGGTCGTTCAGGGAATTTAGGTATTAATGAGGCCAATGTATATGATGCAACACATTATAGACTAAGAAATGTTAATTTAACCTATACCTTTGATAATAAATTTTTAGATAGAACACCTTTTAAAGGGTTATCTGTTGGTGTATCGGCCAACAATGTATGGATGATTTCAAATAATCTAAATGGTGTGGATCCCGAGGCTGTAAATGGTACTCGATCTAATGCCAATGGTTTTGAGAACTTAGCACCACCAACAACCAGAACGGTGTTTTTTAATGTAGCGGCTAAATTTTAA
- a CDS encoding PNGase F N-terminal domain-containing protein yields the protein MIRLFKLVWLLTFCLSAGAISGQEQDGFRSISVFENVPVNFNGETGDTISLKRLQSGRLVLKKVTLPVFEKGTDVSLKLQLRSNGDPWDKSGSCFVVTDPEQIDILDVALGKEIFPETSGINGDYLGVLRTDSYFPPVELLRFMTPFGVGHFSDEQKNPRVKYNRPVYVPKWEKEVVWEKDISELESLVTGTFYIGVWIDTWTAEGYIIDLSLEYSGRTRPKLKVVPLVNTIYYVAGQKIPDLFAKSTLNLDFSINDSYKNVDLYVTTTGHGGHSGGDEFIQLPNRVVFDNNKILDTIPWRDDCASFRRFNPSSGVWTKKDTAFAYNKNHEKEYREIEERLASSDLSRSNWCPGSLVNPYKVSLGDLAKGNHKLVVKIPATSNEGDQLNHWLVSAYLTYEE from the coding sequence ATGATTAGACTTTTCAAATTAGTATGGTTACTGACATTTTGTTTATCTGCAGGGGCAATAAGTGGACAAGAACAAGATGGATTTAGGTCAATTTCTGTTTTTGAGAATGTTCCCGTAAATTTTAATGGTGAAACCGGAGATACAATATCCTTAAAACGATTACAAAGTGGTCGCTTGGTTTTGAAGAAAGTAACGCTGCCTGTTTTTGAAAAGGGGACCGATGTTTCTTTAAAATTACAATTAAGGTCCAATGGTGATCCATGGGATAAATCAGGATCTTGTTTTGTAGTGACCGATCCTGAACAAATTGACATCTTGGATGTAGCTTTGGGAAAAGAAATATTCCCTGAAACATCAGGAATCAATGGGGATTATCTAGGTGTTTTACGAACGGATTCATATTTTCCACCAGTGGAACTATTACGTTTTATGACACCATTTGGCGTTGGCCATTTTAGTGATGAACAAAAAAATCCAAGAGTTAAATACAATAGACCCGTCTATGTGCCAAAATGGGAAAAGGAAGTGGTCTGGGAAAAAGACATCTCTGAACTTGAGTCATTGGTCACAGGAACTTTTTACATTGGTGTTTGGATAGATACTTGGACAGCGGAAGGTTATATCATAGATCTTTCTTTAGAATATTCAGGAAGAACAAGACCTAAGTTAAAAGTAGTGCCACTGGTAAATACTATATATTATGTAGCTGGTCAAAAAATACCTGATCTGTTTGCAAAGTCTACCCTGAATCTAGATTTTTCAATTAACGACAGCTATAAAAATGTTGATTTATACGTTACCACAACCGGCCATGGGGGGCATAGTGGTGGGGATGAATTTATTCAACTGCCTAATCGGGTCGTTTTTGATAATAACAAAATATTGGATACTATTCCTTGGCGTGATGATTGCGCATCTTTTAGGAGGTTCAATCCATCTTCGGGAGTTTGGACCAAGAAGGATACGGCTTTTGCTTATAACAAAAACCATGAAAAGGAATATAGGGAAATAGAGGAGCGCTTGGCCTCTTCAGATTTATCCAGATCAAATTGGTGCCCAGGTTCATTGGTAAACCCATATAAAGTAAGTCTTGGGGATTTGGCAAAGGGCAATCACAAACTTGTCGTAAAAATTCCCGCAACTTCAAATGAAGGCGATCAGCTCAACCATTGGTTGGTATCTGCATATTTGACGTATGAGGAGTAA
- a CDS encoding DUF4838 domain-containing protein, whose product MKINLIIAFVAVVILNTSCSDSSINLVENGVSDYEIVFKGDATKEVYKSAEVLQAYLEKISGARLDIVDESSQTVKNKIYIGNINDEELGVHQLKITTSDENLIISGGSDKAINNAVYVFLENYLGCKWYSPTVEKIPESNSVSIPLTINYSFTPEITTRTVHSRLFYENHDYADKQKVTYEAFPKYVPKARVHTFHRFVPEEKFYKSNPEFYAWRGEKRLPTQLCLTNETVLSIVKDSVKAMFERNPEASVISVSQDDNQQYCLCDSCSAIDKAEGSPAGTMIHFVNKVAEAFPDKIISTLAYQHTRKPCKTQPAENVLITLCSIECDRSGPIEDKCADFSEDLKGWGKLTDNIRIWDYTTQFTNFLAPFPNIHTLKPNIELFKNNGAQWIFEQHSNNPSELFELRSYITAKLLWDPTLELNGLVTEFTNGYYEEAGDFIKQYVDLVHTKIKADPEFFLFLYGDPSQAFDSFLSAELLSEYSILFDKAEKAINDSPEVLKRVKRARLGIDYAVLEASRKGISEQFKLIVNEGGNMKINPLVEKLLNDFKKTTDEGEILLMNEMGFTVAEYLSSYQKALDVAIQPNIALGKKVQLLTTPKKYADEDPQVLTDGALGGNGFYANWLGFEGNDLEAVVDLGTSQEIAYISVAFLQVTNHVVFYPTKVTYYGSADNKNFEVLGTLENKNPLSKKSKVNDIQYFDLKEINKNIRYLKIRANNMGQPPYWHHAAGTPAWIFADEILVN is encoded by the coding sequence ATGAAAATTAATTTAATAATCGCTTTTGTTGCTGTTGTAATCTTAAATACTTCTTGTTCTGATTCCTCGATAAACCTTGTTGAAAATGGTGTGTCGGACTATGAAATTGTTTTTAAGGGCGATGCTACGAAGGAAGTTTATAAATCTGCTGAGGTATTACAAGCTTATCTAGAAAAAATTAGTGGTGCTCGGCTAGATATTGTTGATGAGAGTTCTCAAACTGTTAAAAACAAAATATACATCGGCAATATCAATGATGAGGAATTAGGGGTTCATCAATTAAAAATCACCACCTCAGATGAAAATCTGATTATTTCTGGAGGCTCAGATAAGGCAATCAATAATGCAGTTTATGTTTTTTTGGAAAATTATTTAGGGTGCAAATGGTACTCACCTACAGTTGAAAAAATTCCAGAGTCTAATTCTGTTTCAATACCGTTAACTATCAATTATTCATTTACTCCAGAAATCACAACCAGAACGGTTCATTCAAGGTTGTTTTATGAAAACCATGATTATGCCGATAAGCAGAAAGTTACGTATGAAGCATTTCCCAAATACGTTCCCAAAGCTCGGGTACATACATTCCACCGATTTGTTCCAGAAGAAAAATTCTATAAATCCAATCCTGAGTTTTATGCCTGGCGAGGCGAAAAACGTTTGCCAACCCAATTGTGTTTAACCAATGAAACTGTATTGAGCATTGTAAAGGATTCTGTTAAGGCGATGTTTGAAAGAAACCCTGAAGCTTCGGTCATATCTGTGAGTCAAGATGATAACCAACAATACTGTTTATGTGATTCCTGTAGTGCCATAGACAAAGCGGAAGGAAGTCCTGCGGGCACCATGATCCATTTCGTGAACAAGGTAGCTGAGGCATTTCCAGATAAAATCATTTCAACCTTGGCCTATCAGCATACAAGGAAGCCGTGTAAAACGCAACCTGCTGAAAATGTGTTGATAACACTTTGTTCTATTGAATGTGACCGTAGTGGTCCCATAGAGGATAAATGCGCTGATTTTTCTGAAGACTTAAAAGGTTGGGGGAAATTAACCGATAATATTCGCATTTGGGACTATACCACCCAATTCACGAATTTTTTAGCGCCCTTTCCAAACATCCACACACTTAAACCCAATATTGAATTATTTAAGAACAATGGCGCCCAGTGGATTTTTGAACAGCATAGTAATAATCCCAGTGAATTGTTTGAATTACGTTCTTATATCACTGCAAAACTCTTGTGGGATCCTACATTAGAATTGAATGGGTTAGTGACTGAGTTTACGAACGGTTATTACGAAGAGGCAGGTGATTTTATAAAACAATATGTTGATTTAGTGCACACAAAAATAAAAGCTGATCCAGAGTTTTTCCTCTTTTTATATGGTGATCCATCACAAGCATTTGATTCATTTTTATCAGCCGAATTACTATCAGAATACTCTATTTTGTTTGATAAGGCGGAAAAGGCTATAAATGATAGTCCGGAAGTTTTAAAAAGAGTGAAAAGAGCGCGATTAGGTATTGACTATGCAGTGCTTGAAGCTTCTAGAAAAGGGATTTCCGAGCAGTTTAAACTTATTGTTAATGAAGGCGGGAATATGAAAATCAATCCTTTGGTTGAAAAATTGCTCAATGATTTCAAAAAGACCACAGACGAGGGTGAAATACTATTGATGAACGAAATGGGATTCACGGTTGCCGAATATTTGAGTTCTTATCAAAAAGCTTTGGATGTTGCCATCCAGCCCAATATTGCTTTGGGCAAAAAAGTGCAATTATTGACAACGCCAAAGAAATACGCCGATGAAGATCCACAGGTATTGACTGATGGAGCCTTGGGTGGTAATGGGTTTTATGCCAATTGGTTAGGTTTTGAAGGCAATGATTTGGAAGCCGTAGTTGATTTAGGAACTAGTCAAGAGATAGCCTATATCTCGGTGGCTTTTTTACAAGTAACGAACCATGTTGTTTTCTACCCGACCAAAGTAACCTATTATGGCTCTGCGGATAATAAAAACTTCGAGGTTTTGGGAACGTTGGAAAATAAAAATCCGCTCTCCAAAAAAAGTAAGGTAAACGATATTCAGTATTTTGATCTAAAAGAGATAAATAAGAATATTCGATATTTGAAAATAAGAGCGAATAATATGGGGCAGCCACCATATTGGCATCATGCGGCAGGAACGCCAGCTTGGATATTTGCCGATGAGATTCTAGTTAATTAG
- a CDS encoding glycoside hydrolase family 18 protein: MKIVKILGFLFLGIALVSFTFNLDFDKTVEESTTVVMAYYVPEKEYAPEKLPLGQLTHIIFSFTNVIDGEMKFRHEENGGKLKQLVAQRKSHPDLKVMIACGGWGADGFSDMAHTAENRKKFVESVVAFNAKYELDGLDMDWEYPAIPAAGTGARPEDKENFTLLMKELREGLNTLKRVQTLTFASAGWERYYKNVEINEVMKHVDYMNVMTYDQIGSTSPFTGHHTALGLIKLEHIQGTPAWDFLESRKEEMKKRGYTFKPRSVKSIVDFCIGQGVDPKQIVIGSAFYGRAWKGVPPKDNGLYQENSGSHIGWSGYSQIRKEFEVNKNYKRYWDPVAEAPYLYSAKDSIFISYDDTVSVRLKTEYALKKKLGGIMFWQLGNDTKEVNSLLKSMYDASVKGL; this comes from the coding sequence ATGAAAATCGTCAAAATTCTAGGATTCCTTTTTTTGGGAATCGCACTCGTTTCATTCACTTTTAATCTTGACTTTGATAAAACCGTTGAGGAAAGTACTACCGTGGTAATGGCTTACTATGTGCCTGAAAAAGAGTATGCACCTGAAAAACTTCCCTTGGGGCAATTGACTCATATTATTTTTTCATTTACCAATGTTATTGATGGTGAAATGAAATTTCGGCATGAAGAAAATGGTGGGAAATTAAAGCAGTTGGTTGCGCAACGTAAAAGTCATCCAGATTTAAAAGTAATGATAGCCTGTGGAGGTTGGGGTGCAGATGGTTTCTCTGATATGGCGCACACAGCAGAAAATAGAAAAAAGTTTGTTGAAAGTGTTGTTGCATTTAATGCCAAGTATGAACTCGACGGTTTGGATATGGATTGGGAATATCCTGCCATTCCTGCTGCAGGTACTGGAGCACGACCAGAAGACAAAGAGAATTTCACGCTGTTGATGAAAGAACTGCGAGAAGGGTTGAATACCTTAAAAAGGGTACAGACCTTGACTTTTGCATCAGCTGGTTGGGAACGGTATTATAAGAATGTCGAAATCAATGAGGTGATGAAACATGTTGATTATATGAATGTGATGACCTATGATCAGATTGGTTCAACATCTCCGTTTACAGGCCATCATACAGCACTAGGATTAATTAAACTGGAACATATTCAAGGTACTCCTGCTTGGGATTTTTTGGAAAGTAGAAAGGAAGAAATGAAAAAACGAGGCTATACTTTTAAACCACGGTCTGTAAAGAGTATAGTTGATTTTTGCATAGGACAAGGTGTTGATCCCAAACAGATTGTTATAGGGTCAGCGTTTTATGGCAGAGCATGGAAAGGTGTTCCGCCTAAAGACAACGGGTTGTATCAAGAAAATTCAGGTTCCCATATTGGATGGAGTGGCTATAGCCAAATTCGAAAGGAGTTTGAAGTCAATAAGAATTATAAAAGATACTGGGATCCCGTTGCGGAAGCACCTTATTTGTATAGTGCAAAAGACAGTATTTTCATTAGTTATGACGATACCGTTTCGGTTCGTTTGAAAACAGAATATGCTCTAAAAAAGAAATTAGGAGGTATAATGTTTTGGCAATTGGGAAACGATACCAAAGAAGTGAACAGTCTTTTAAAATCTATGTACGATGCCTCTGTGAAAGGTCTATAA